The candidate division WOR-3 bacterium sequence AAGGTGTGATAGGATAACCAGCATAATATCGGCAACCAGCAGCCAAAGCACCTTCAGCACAAGCAATATTACCTTGCATAAAATATTTGCCAGGGGTCAATAAACTTTTGATTTTAGATTTCATCTCAAAGGTTAAATGGTATGTACTGGTTTTGAGTTTTGAGATTTGCGATTTGAGTTAAAGCATTATTAGGTCGTTGCATTTTAGCTATTGACTTTTGAATTGACCTCTTTTTCTATCGTAATTGCTAAATCTGGACATAATAATTCACATAAAAGGCATTTATTACACAATTCAGGATTTTTAATGACGATTTCGCGGAAACCTCTGGCTGAGACTTTGGCTTCACGGTCATAAACATTCTTGGGACAGATTTCAACACAAAGAGCACAACCTTTACACCAGTTTCGGTTCAATTTAATACCAAGAATAGAAT is a genomic window containing:
- a CDS encoding ferredoxin family protein, with the protein product SILGIKLNRNWCKGCALCVEICPKNVYDREAKVSARGFREIVIKNPELCNKCLLCELLCPDLAITIEKEVNSKVNS